A stretch of Canis lupus baileyi chromosome 2, mCanLup2.hap1, whole genome shotgun sequence DNA encodes these proteins:
- the LOC140609984 gene encoding olfactory receptor 6C4-like → MLAMKNQTLLTEFILLGLTEIPEIQFVVFLFLFLTYIFSIIGNLTIITLTLLDSHLQTPMYFFLRNFSFLEISFTTTFTPRLLFSITTGNKSISFAGCFTQYFFAIFFGATEFYLLAAMSYDRYVAICKPLHYMTIMSNRVCIQLVFFSWLAGFLIIISPIILTSQLDFCASNILNHYYCDYGPLLEISCSDTRLLELVDFILAAVTLVVTLVLVILSYTSIIWTILKIPSAQQRKKAFSTCFSHMIVIALSYGSCIFMYIKPSAKEGVAFNKGVAVLNTSVAPLLNPFIYTLRNKQVKQAFKDVIKKVMSIW, encoded by the coding sequence ATGTTAGCAATGAAAAACCAAACCCTTCTGACAGAATTCATTCTCCTGGGACTAACAGAAATCCCAGAGATCCAATTTGTagtctttctatttctcttcctcaCCTACATATTCAGCATCATTGGAAACCTCACAATCATCACACTTACACTACTGGACTCACACCTCCAGACTCCCATGTATTTCTTCCTCCGGAATTTCTCCTTCCTAGAAATTTCCTTTACAACCACCTTTACTCCTAGGCTGCTGTTCAGCATCACAACTGGCAACAAGAGCATTAGCTTTGCTGGCTGCTTCACTCAGTATTTCTTTGCCATCTTCTTTGGAGCCACAGAGTTTTACCTTCTGGCTGCCAtgtcctatgaccgctatgtggctaTATGCAAACCCCTGCATTACATGACCATTATGAGCAACAGAGTCTGCATTCAGCTGGTTTTCTTCTCTTGGTTGGCTGGATTTCTAATCATCATATCCCCAATCATCCTGACCAGTCAGCTGGATTTCTGTGCCTCCAACATACTGAATCATTATTATTGTGACTACGGACCCCTGCTAGAAATATCTTGCTCAGACACAAGACTCTTAGAGCTGGTTGACTTTATCTTAGCAGCTGTGACGTTGGTGGTCACCCTGGTGCTGGTGATTCTCTCCTACACAAGCATCATCTGGACCATCCTCAAGATCCCATctgctcagcaaaggaaaaaggccTTTTCCACATGTTTTTCCCACATGATTGTCATTGCCCTTTCTTATGGCAGCTGCATCTTCATGTATATAAAACCCTCAGCCAAAGAAGGAGTTGCCTTCAATAAGGGGGTAGCTGTGCTCAATACCTCAGTTGCCCCTTTATTGAACCCATTCATTTACACTTTAaggaataaacaagtaaaacagGCCTTCAAGGATGTCATCAAAAAGGTTATGAGCATTTGGTGA